In a genomic window of Paracoccaceae bacterium:
- a CDS encoding acetyl-CoA C-acyltransferase, translated as MQDVFIAGAARTPMGGFQGDFSTLEASDLGGVAFKAALHGAGSTTVDEVMMGCVLPAGQGQAPARQASFKAGLGDEVPATTLNKMCGSGMKAVMIAYDQIALGQSSVVLAGGMESMTNAPYMLPKMRDGARLGHAQVIDHMFLDGLEDAYDKGRLMGTFAEDCAEVFQFTREVQDAYALTSLSRALEAQKSGAFEEEITTVSVRSRKGTVVISSDEQPATARPEKIPQLKPAFREGGTVTAANASSISDGAAALVLASGDAARTKGLNVRARVVGHASHAQAPGLFTTAPVPAAQKLLARIGWEKDDVDLWEVNEAFAVVPLAFMHEMGLAHDIVNVNGGACALGHPIGASGARILVTLLNAMEKRDAKRGIAAICIGGGEGTAVAIERL; from the coding sequence ATGCAGGATGTTTTCATAGCGGGCGCTGCACGGACCCCAATGGGCGGATTTCAGGGAGATTTCAGCACATTGGAGGCTTCCGATCTCGGAGGTGTTGCATTCAAAGCGGCGCTTCATGGGGCTGGTTCAACCACGGTTGATGAAGTGATGATGGGCTGTGTTTTGCCCGCGGGGCAGGGCCAAGCGCCGGCGCGGCAGGCCAGCTTCAAAGCGGGATTGGGCGATGAAGTACCAGCGACCACGCTCAACAAAATGTGCGGGTCAGGCATGAAAGCCGTGATGATAGCATATGATCAAATAGCCCTTGGGCAAAGCAGTGTCGTGCTCGCCGGTGGTATGGAAAGCATGACAAATGCGCCCTACATGCTGCCAAAAATGCGGGATGGCGCGCGATTGGGCCATGCTCAAGTGATCGACCATATGTTTCTGGACGGTCTGGAAGATGCCTATGACAAAGGGCGCCTGATGGGCACTTTTGCAGAGGATTGTGCTGAAGTCTTCCAATTCACGCGTGAGGTCCAGGATGCTTATGCGCTGACCTCTTTATCGCGCGCACTGGAGGCGCAAAAATCCGGCGCGTTTGAAGAGGAAATTACGACCGTCTCGGTTCGATCACGCAAAGGCACTGTGGTCATTTCAAGCGACGAACAACCTGCTACCGCGCGCCCGGAAAAAATACCGCAACTGAAACCGGCTTTCCGTGAAGGTGGTACGGTCACCGCGGCAAACGCATCGTCGATTTCGGACGGCGCGGCAGCGCTTGTTCTTGCGTCAGGAGATGCTGCGCGCACCAAGGGTTTGAATGTCCGAGCGCGGGTTGTTGGGCATGCAAGTCACGCGCAGGCACCGGGCCTTTTCACCACTGCCCCGGTGCCAGCAGCGCAGAAGTTACTGGCCCGGATCGGATGGGAAAAGGACGACGTGGACCTTTGGGAAGTTAACGAAGCATTCGCGGTTGTACCGCTTGCTTTCATGCATGAAATGGGCCTTGCTCATGATATCGTAAACGTCAATGGCGGCGCTTGTGCCTTGGGTCACCCGATCGGTGCATCCGGCGCACGCATTCTGGTCACATTGTTGAATGCAATGGAGAAACGTGACGCAAAGCGGGGTATCGCGGCGATTTGTATAGGAGGCGGTGAAGGCACAGCCGTTGCAATTGAACGCCTGTGA
- a CDS encoding STAS domain-containing protein, translated as MQLSKQTEDALCIVSVQEERIDAAVALAFKDAMRVQTDGCKDIVVLDLSEVQFIDSSGLGAIVSAMKNLGVERKMALAGLNPTVERVFQLTRMDTVFSVFTTVDGALAELQH; from the coding sequence ATGCAACTCTCCAAACAAACAGAAGACGCACTGTGCATCGTTTCGGTTCAGGAAGAACGAATCGACGCTGCGGTCGCGCTTGCTTTTAAGGATGCCATGCGGGTTCAGACAGATGGATGCAAGGACATCGTCGTCCTCGACCTCAGCGAAGTACAATTCATTGATTCCAGTGGGCTGGGCGCGATTGTCTCCGCCATGAAGAACCTCGGCGTTGAGCGTAAAATGGCGCTCGCTGGATTAAATCCGACGGTCGAACGAGTCTTTCAATTGACGCGAATGGATACAGTTTTCAGCGTCTTCACAACAGTTGACGGCGCCCTTGCAGAACTTCAACACTAG